The following are encoded in a window of Limibacter armeniacum genomic DNA:
- a CDS encoding response regulator, translating into MSNLSENSRNPFVILYADDDPEDRMLAEEAFEECKLLNRLIFVEDGDQLVRYLKHEGEYADEKEFPTPGLILLDLNMPKKDGREALKEIKSDPSLKMIPIVVLTTSSDEDDIHDTYELGVSSFITKPVSFDSLVDTIKTLGKYWIELVKLPK; encoded by the coding sequence ATGTCTAATTTATCAGAAAACAGCAGAAACCCTTTTGTAATCCTTTATGCAGATGACGATCCAGAAGATCGTATGCTCGCAGAGGAAGCGTTTGAAGAATGTAAACTACTCAACAGGTTAATCTTTGTTGAAGATGGGGATCAACTGGTACGCTACCTTAAGCATGAAGGGGAATATGCAGATGAAAAAGAGTTTCCAACTCCAGGCCTAATATTATTGGACCTTAACATGCCAAAAAAAGACGGAAGGGAAGCATTGAAGGAAATCAAGTCTGACCCTTCGCTTAAAATGATTCCGATTGTGGTACTGACTACTTCTTCCGATGAAGATGATATTCATGATACCTATGAGTTGGGTGTCAGCTCGTTTATTACGAAGCCTGTTTCATTTGACTCTCTTGTAGATACTATTAAAACATTAGGCAAATACTGGATTGAACTGGTAAAATTGCCTAAGTAA